From the Prunus dulcis chromosome 4, ALMONDv2, whole genome shotgun sequence genome, one window contains:
- the LOC117626511 gene encoding pentatricopeptide repeat-containing protein At5g47360: MMTLSSITRFMSSSVGLTSHKFSILRFSSASDGEIVYNRLQENGGNIEKTLSSINVHLDSKCVSQVLKRCYPSQSQMGLRFFIWAGLHSSYRHSYFMYSQACELCEIKLNPGVIFDVLEAYRIEGRVVSLKAFKVVFNLCKEAKLADEALRVLRKIPDFGLRPDTTVYNVVIRLFCDKGNMNVAESLVKEMGLVDLLPDLITYMVMINGFCKVGRLDDACGLFKVMKGHGCLPNAVVYSALLDGFCRSENMERALELLTEMEKEGGDCSPNVVTYTSVIQKLCDKGRSKEALVILDRMEACGCAPSRVTVSILIKSFCMEDQVEEAYKLIDRVVVGRSVTYSDCYSSLVVSLARGRKPEEAEKVLRMMLDSGLKPNSLACSIMLKKVCLEGRVIDGFCLFDELEKMECLSSIDSDTYSILLMGLCEQRHLVEAAKLARLMLNKEIKLKAPYVDSIAEILRKSGDEELVKHVSRIAF, translated from the coding sequence ATGATGACCCTTTCTTCAATCACTCGGTTCATGTCCTCCTCAGTTGGCCTCACAAGTCACAAATTCTCAATCTTGCGGTTCTCTTCTGCCTCAGATGGGGAGATAGTCTACAATCGGCTGCAGGAAAATGGTGGCAACATTGAGAAAACCCTTTCATCAATCAATGTCCATTTGGACTCCAAATGTGTAAGTCAGGTCTTAAAGAGATGCTATCCTAGCCAATCCCAAATGGGTCTTAGGTTTTTCATATGGGCTGGTCTTCACTCCAGTTATAGGCATAGCTATTTTATGTACAGCCAAGCTTGTGAACTGTGTGAGATTAAGCTAAACCCAGGTGTGATTTTTGATGTTTTGGAAGCTTATAGAATTGAAGGGCGCGTTGTTAGTCTTAAGGCATTTAAGGTTGTCTTTAATTTATGTAAAGAAGCTAAGCTTGCCGATGAAGCTTTGAGGGTATTAAGGAAAATACCGGATTTTGGTTTGCGTCCAGATACTACTGTGTATAATGTTGTTATAAGGTTGTTTTGCGATAAAGGTAATATGAATGTGGCTGAAAGTTTGGTGAAAGAGATGGGCTTGGTGGATCTTTTGCCTGATTTGATCACATACATGGTAATGATTAATGGGTTTTGTAAGGTGGGTCGGTTAGATGATGCTTGTGGGTTGTTTAAGGTTATGAAGGGACATGGTTGTTTGCCTAATGCTGTGGTGTACTCGGCACTTCTTGATGGGTTTTGTAGGTCTGAGAATATGGAGAGAGCTTTGGAGTTATTGACAGAGATGGAGAAGGAAGGTGGGGATTGTAGCCCTAATGTAGTAACATATACGTCTGTGATTCAAAAGCTTTGTGACAAAGGTCGGTCGAAGGAGGCGTTGGTTATTTTGGACCGAATGGAAGCTTGTGGATGTGCCCCAAGTCGCGTAACGGTTAGTATTCTAATTAAGAGTTTTTGCATGGAGGATCAAGTTGAAGAGGCTTATAAACTGATTGATAGAGTTGTTGTGGGACGTAGTGTTACATATAGTGATTGCTATAGCTCTCTTGTTGTGTCTTTGGCAAGAGGTAGAAAACCTGAAGAGGCAGAGAAGGTCTTGAGGATGATGCTTGATAGTGGGTTGAAACCAAATAGTTTGGCGTGTAGCATTATGTTAAAAAAGGTTTGTTTGGAAGGACGGGTGATAGATGGATTTTGCTTGTTTGATGAACTTGAGAAGATGGAATGCTTGTCTTCCATTGACTCTGATACTTACTCAATTCTTTTAATGGGCCTTTGTGAACAAAGGCATTTAGTGGAGGCTGCAAAGCTGGCAAGGCTAATGctaaacaaagaaattaagctGAAAGCTCCTTATGTTGACAGTATAGCTGAGATCCTGAGGAAATCCGGAGATGAGGAGTTAGTTAAGCATGTGAGTAGAATTGCattttga